In Tenebrio molitor chromosome 6, icTenMoli1.1, whole genome shotgun sequence, one genomic interval encodes:
- the LOC138133995 gene encoding sushi, von Willebrand factor type A, EGF and pentraxin domain-containing protein 1-like, whose protein sequence is MHCCFIIVSVLITSASAAPEKINLETLNNYSEFLNFGEKKLKLKKESLENSIIKSKVDVLGELFKKNIDSFKNFGKLEVIFLIDGSSSVGESNFRSELKFVKKLLSDVTIDYNHTRVAIVTFSSSAVINIDEISEPRKENNKCFLLNKLLNKIDYSGGGTFTLGAFEVAKEIFQRSRNNSKKVLFLITDGFSNGGDPIPLANELKKKQVTIFTIGIQNGNYKELYELASSPGEFYSYLLDSFQEFENLARRALHVDLKSGDYIPLGINSPCAGLCEDGDCCDKNALCTCGTTTGHYSCICQPGYYGSGFRNSCLPCPAGSYSEGPNLCLPCPDMHHTTKPPAHSIESCTCKTGYQPTEDNRCKILKCPKMSTPENGYIVKKRDCGNVLNSACGIRCEVGYTLVGSSIRLCQKNASWSGDKPSCQVKTCTKLIPPAYGSMICSHSDLGITYNDTEQNLPVDTVCTFKCQDGKTLIGSSQRTCLPLARWDGLKTSCKQIKCPKLPPVANGKIEPESCTIGKQSYGKSCKIICDPGFELEGPETKTCTSNHGLWDSKFESTICKDVVRPNITCPKNITANTQPGKKFGKVFWNHPQVVDNSDLEVSVWMKPSIKNIGGFKFQIGTTQVTYFAQDAFHNRAKCIFFVTIKDDEPPVFDDCVNPPIYLTNDKGADNITWDEPNVFDNSQNITVKRSHDFGFFPIGTTTVTYTATDGSQNQDFCFINITVEAAHCEALLDPIYGHSECSPHNDGMQCVITCQEGYAVPLAQPQESLEDSTTVSFMCHDSESIWYNQEGLMFPECSVTEIPNEIEQNGTIEVISSEIENCNNTEKLDDLENDIKITLQEISCEENCTVNTDATCTEDPDEEISNLIKRDVAFEEVPHSNTSRRRAKKRRINVKFQVKGKYVNHTQETESVSLGAHNISIHYDKPRFICPVGFVPRKNRCVQCPKGTFHNATRNRCVSCPFGSYNDHLGQTKCQSCPQHHSTRKVHSKKVEDCKEECPPGTHARKRSLRQTRRNHNVTVERATLRPHCRFCRVGYFQHEYGQLKCLPCPKGYTTTSPRSTSATQCIPTAEEICAKVPNICNTGKCVPINDFQYTCDCPDNYIGSHCEKKVGKCYSNPCLNQGVCKETGTNFVCVCPRGYSGALCQDAQDFCLLICLNNGTCHHTDNEYFCWCPPGFGGDTCEIKLNYCSNNLCENNATCVSELSGFRCECSRGFVGKRCNILPCDYKPCNGNNICINTMDQRATKNSYKCVCPEGYTGRYCDEEIDHCISSPCQNGGSCSSTSSSYLCTCPRFYHGKTCESKRRSDYVLHFQKFSTTDYIKLNGFDRNLSQISACLWMQTKDNFNYGTLLSYATKNYDNAFTLTDYTGLVLYVNNHYAVTDVLLNDGLWHHVCISWSNFKGLYSLYVDGKIVKSGSGLATNTEIQGNGNMVIGQEQDILGGRFSQSETYIGRMAHIDVWSKELSSDEIFSHMNDCRETIFGDLYGWPIIQNHVEGNIQIENSSFCRKCKDPTTLYNGIINIVDNVAYYDCYKGFYLSSITYKSGRKCTKAAKWEGLYEPYCKKVYCGYPGYVRNGYTIGSNYYFQGRITYRCYDGYNLTGNSTTKCNENGTWYPQKPHCAGLQCTAFKRPENSNLTILAEHSYEDFIENQSIFDIGTQVEIVCDLKATLVGENVITCQENGTWDFEPPQCILEKAEPTTTKSKISCDINKVPVAPDNGIIVLETLYAVGNGSGDVVEYKCKTGYKLSGENTTTCIIDGYWTEPNITCNPIMCSPPKFKNMVVKGEAKNNDKYYFGNTIKFDCIEGYKVFGDGTTRCLANGRWSRMRAKCSKKSCRKPSVKEATIIEGNSYLFEDQVTLICPSKKQYILICNSFGMWVGDKDNSC, encoded by the exons ATGCATTGCTGCTTCATTATAGTGAGCGTGTTAATAACCTCGGCGAGTGCAGCTCCTGAAAAGATCAATCTAGAGACGTTGAATAATTACAGCGAATTTCTAAATTTCGgagaaaagaaattaaaactaaaaaagGAGTCTTTGGAAAATTCCATTATCAAGTCGAAAGTAGACGTACTTGGAGAGCtgtttaagaaaaatattgacAGTTTCAAAAACTTTGGGAAGCTAGAAGTGATCTTTCTTATTGACGGGTCGTCCAGTGTCGGCGAAAGCAACTTCAGAAGCGAActcaaattcgtcaaaaagCTACTGAGTGACGTGACTATTGACTACAACCACACAAGAGTCGCAATTGTCACATTTAGCTCCTCGGCG GTCATCAACATTGATGAAATCAGCGAACCAcgaaaagaaaacaacaaatgtTTTCTCCTAAATAAACTCCTcaacaaaattgactattCGGGAGGAGGAACGTTCACTCTCGGCGCTTTTGAAGTTGCAAAA GAAATATTTCAACGTAGTCGCAACAACTCGAAAAAAGTGTTATTTCTTATAACTGACGGTTTCTCCAATGGGGGCGATCCCATTCCTCTCgcaaatgaattaaaaaagaaacaagtCACTATTTTTACCATCGGAATTCAAAATGGCAACTACAAAGAGCTTTACGAACTGGCGTCTTCTCCGGGAGAGTTCTACAGTTACCTTTTGGACAGTTTTCAAGAATTTGAAAACCTAGCTAGAAGAGCTTTACATGTGG ATCTTAAAAGTGGAGATTACATTCCTCTAGGTATCAACAGCCCTTGTGCTGGGCTGTGTGAAGATGGCGACTGCTGCGACAAAAATGCGCTGTGCACCTGTGGTACCACCACAGGACACTACTCTTGTATCTGTCAACCAGGTTACTACGGATCAGGATTTCGAAACTCTTGTCTAC CTTGTCCTGCTGGATCTTACTCGGAGGGTCCAAATTTATGCCTCCCTTGTCCTGATATGCACCACACCACCAAACCTCCAGCGCACAGCATTGAAAGTTGTACTTGCAAAACTGGATACCAACCAACAGAGGACAACCGGTGCAAAA TTTTAAAATGTCCTAAAATGTCTACTCCCGAAAATGGTTATATCGTTAAGAAGAGGGATTGTGGTAACGTTCTTAACAGCGCCTGTGGGATCAGATGCGAAGTGGGTTATACTCTAGTTGGAAGCAGCATTAGGCTATGCCAAAAAAATGCTTCGTGGAGCGGCGATAAACCATCGTGCCAAG TGAAAACATGCACCAAACTAATACCTCCGGCTTATGGGTCAATGATATGTTCTCATAGTGATCTTGGTATTACGTATAACGACACAGAACAAAACCTCCCAGTCGATACAGTGTGCACATTTAAATGCCAAGACGGCAAAACCTTGATAGGTTCAAGTCAACGAACTTGCTTACCTCTAGCACGATGGGACGGTTTGAAAACCTCGTGCAAAC AGATTAAGTGTCCAAAACTGCCACCGGTAGCGAATGGCAAAATCGAACCCGAGTCTTGTACCATAGGAAAACAATCATACGGAAAAAGCTGTAAAATTATCTGTGACCCCGGATTCGAATTAGAAGGACCGGAAACAAAAACCTGCACTAGCAATCACGGACTGTGGGACAGCAAATTTGAAAGTACCATCTGCAAAGACGTGGTACGACCCAACATAACTTGCCCAAAAAATATCACTGCCAACACTCAACctggaaaaaaatttggaaaagttTTCTGGAATCATCCCCAAGTTGTGGACAACTCAGACTTAGAAGTTTCTGTCTGGATGAAACCCAGCATCAAGAACATCGGAGGGTTCAAATTTCAGATAGGAACAACTCAAGTCACTTATTTTGCACAAGACGCGTTCCATAACAGAGCTAAATGCATTTTCTTTGTTACGATCAAAG ACGACGAACCTCCAGTGTTTGACGACTGTGTCAATCCACCCATTTACTTGACCAACGATAAAGGAGCGGATAATATTACTTGGGATGAACCAAACGTTTTCGACAATTCACAAAATATTaca GTGAAGCGGAGTCACGATTTTGGTTTTTTTCCTATTGGAACTACAACAGTTACGTATACTGCAACTGATGGCTCACAAAATCAAGATTTTTGCTTTATTAATATCACAGTTGAAG CTGCCCATTGCGAAGCACTGTTGGATCCAATCTACGGTCACAGCGAATGTTCCCCTCACAATGACGGCATGCAGTGCGTTATTACTTGTCAGGAGGGTTATGCAGTACCACTGGCGCAACCTCAGGAGTCTTTGGAGGATAGCACTACTGTCAGTTTCATGTGTCACGATTCAGAATCAATCTGGTACAACCAAGAAGGTTTGATGTTTCCGGAATGTTCTG TCACAGAGATACCAAATGAGATTGAACAAAACGGTACCATCGAGGTGATTTCGTCGGAGATAGAGAACTGCAACAACACGGAAAAACTGGATGAC CTTGAAAATGACATCAAAATAACTCTGCAAGAAATTTCATGTGAGGAAAATTGCACTGTCAACACTGATGCAACTTGTACGGAAGATCCAGATGAAGAAATATCAAACCTCATCAAAAGAGACGTCGCATTCGAGGAAGTCCCGCACAGCAATACGAGTCGAAGGCGAGCAAAAAAGAGACGCATCAACGTCAAGTTTCAAGTTAAGGGGAAATACGTCAACCACACTCAAGAAACTGAAAGTGTCAGTCTCGGTGCCCACAATATTTCGATACATTATGACAAACCTAGGTTTATTTGTCCGGTGGGGTTTGTCCCGAGGAAAAACAGATGcg TACAATGTCCGAAAGGTACTTTCCATAACGCGACGAGAAACAGATGCGTGAGTTGTCCGTTTGGTTCTTATAACGATCATTTGGGACAAACTAAGTGTCAGTCGTGCCCACAACATCACTCGACTAGGAAGGTTCATTCCAAAAAGGTGGAGGACTGCAAAG AGGAGTGTCCTCCTGGTACGCACGCAAGAAAAAGAAGTCTGAGACAGACTAGACGAAATCACAATGTTACTGTGGAAAGAGCAACCTTGAGACCACATTGTCGTTTCTGCCGCGTGGGCTACTTCCAGCACGAATATGGACAACTGAAGTGTCTACCTTGCCCGAAGGGTTACACCACAACGTCTCCCCGTTCTACTAGTGCCACTCAGTGCATACCAACAGCAGAAGAGATTTGTGCAAAAGTTCCCAACATATGTAACACAGGGAAATGTGTGCCAATCAATGATTTTCAGTACACTTGCGACTGTCCCGACAACTACATAG GGTCTCATTGCGAGAAAAAAGTGGGAAAATGCTATTCCAACCCGTGTCTGAACCAAGGAGTTTGCAAAGAAACTGGCACCAACTTTGTATGTGTGTGTCCACGAGGATACTCCGGAGCGTTGTGTCAAGACGCCCAAGACTTTTGCCTCTTGATTTGTCTCAACAACGGAACGTGCCACCACACCGACAACGAGTATTTCTGCTGGTGCCCTCCGGGATTCGGCGGCGACACTTGCGAAATAAAGCTGAACTACTGCAGTAACAACCTTTGTGAAAACAACGCGACTTGTGTTAGCGAGCTGAGCGGCTTTCGGTGCGAATGTTCGCGAGGTTTCGTAGGGAAACGCTGCAACATATTACCTTGCGACTATAAACCTTGCAACGGCAACAACATCTGTATAAATACAATGGACCAGCGCGCCACAAAAAATAGCTACAA ATGCGTCTGTCCGGAAGGTTATACGGGACGGTACTGCGATGAAGAAATCGACCATTGCATCAGTTCGCCTTGTCAAAATGGAGGTTCTTGTTCGAGTACCAGCTCCTCCTATCTGTGTACTTGTCCTAGATTCTATCACGGAAAAACGTGCGAATCTAAGCGCAGATCTGATTACGTTTTACACTTCCAGAAGTTTTCGACGACTGATTACATCAAACTGAACGGCTTTGACAGAAATCTTTCACAAATTTCGGCGTGTTTATGGATGCAAACCAAAGATAATTTCAATTATGGAACTCTGCTTTcttatgcaaccaaaaattatGATAATGCGTTCACGTTAACTGATTATACTGG ATTAGTCTTGTATGTTAACAACCACTACGCCGTCACCGACGTCCTGTTGAACGACGGACTCTGGCATCACGTGTGCATCTCTTGGAGCAATTTCAAAGGACTCTATTCGTTATATGTCGACGGAAAGATTGTAAAAAGTGGATCAGGTTTAGCGACCAACACAGAGATTCAAG GAAACGGAAATATGGTAATTGGACAAGAACAAGACATTTTGGGCGGACGCTTTAGCCAATCAGAGACCTACATAGGAAGAATGGCTCACATTGACGTGTGGTCAAAAGAATTATCATCAGATGAAATTTTTTCACACATGAACGACTGCCGAGAAACTATTTTTGGCGATCTTTACGGATGGCCTATTATACAAAATCACGTAGAGGGAAACATCCAGATTGAAAATTCTTCTTTCTgcagaaaatgtaaagatccCACGACTTTATACAACGGAATAATAAACATTGTGGATAATGTGGCATACTATGATTGTTACAAAGGCTTCTATTTGAGCAGTATTACGTATAAATCGGGGAGAAAATGTACTAAAGCGGCGAAGTGGGAAGGACTGTACGAACCCTACTGTAAAA AGGTTTATTGTGGCTACCCTGGTTATGTGAGAAATGGTTATACGATTGGTAGCAACTACTACTTCCAAGGGAGGATCACTTACCGATGTTACGACGGTTACAACCTGACCGGTAACAGTACTACCAAGTGTAATGAAAATGGAACTTGGTATCCACAAAAGCCACACTGTGCAGGTCTACAATGCACAGCTTTCAAAAGGCCAGAAAACAgcaatttaacaattttagcTGAACACAGTTACGAAGACTTCATTGAGAATCAATCGATTTTTGATATCGGAACTCAAGTAGAAATCGTGTGCGACTTGAAAGCCACTCTGGTTGGAGAAAATGTTATAACGTGCCAAGAGAATG GTACTTGGGATTTTGAACCACCGCAATGTATTTTGGAAAAAGCTGAACCAACTACTACCAAGTCAAAAATTAGCTGCGACATTAATAAAGTTCCAGTTGCACCAGATAATGGAATAATCGTATTAGAAACGTTATACGCTGTCGGGAATGGATCTGGAGATGTAGTAGAATATAAATGCAAGACTGGTTACAAGCTTTCCGGCGAAAACACTACCACTTGTATTATTGATGGGTACTGGACGGAAccaaatataacttgtaatc CAATAATGTGTTCACCACCAAAGTTCAAAAATATGGTCGTCAAAGGCGAAGCTAAAAACAACGATAAATACTACTTTGGTAACACAATTAAGTTTGACTGTATAGAGGGGTATAAAGTGTTTGGAGATGGCACAACTCGTTGTTTAGCCAATGGAAGGTGGAGCCGAATGCGAGCCAAATGTTCAA aAAAATCGTGCCGTAAGCCGTCTGTGAAAGAAGCGACAATTATTGAAGGAAATTCGTACCTGTTTGAAGATCAAGTTACTCTAATTTGTCCCAGTAAAAAGCagtatattttaatatgtaacAGTTTCGGCATGTGGGTAGGAGATAAGGATAACAGTTGCTAA